One Nocardia farcinica genomic region harbors:
- a CDS encoding MarR family winged helix-turn-helix transcriptional regulator, with amino-acid sequence MSEPRWLDEVEMRAWLGFVRTRDTIAAAVGRDSFRESNLTYVEYSVLAYLAEPEDNRLTFAELAAKLEWSQSRLSHQITRMNKRGLVEREPIPDDARRTAARLTPLGEQVLAAAAPAHVRSVRRHMIDVLDRDQLTALADIYDTLLAHHRKLPPRN; translated from the coding sequence GTGAGCGAACCCCGGTGGCTCGACGAGGTCGAGATGCGCGCCTGGCTGGGCTTCGTGCGCACCCGCGACACCATCGCGGCCGCGGTCGGGCGCGATTCCTTCCGCGAGTCGAACCTCACCTACGTCGAGTACTCGGTACTGGCGTATCTGGCCGAGCCCGAGGACAACCGGCTGACCTTCGCGGAGCTGGCCGCGAAGCTGGAGTGGTCGCAGAGCAGGCTCTCCCACCAGATCACCCGGATGAACAAGCGCGGGCTGGTCGAGCGCGAGCCGATCCCCGACGACGCCCGGCGCACCGCGGCCCGGCTCACCCCGCTGGGCGAACAGGTGCTGGCCGCCGCGGCGCCCGCGCACGTGCGCAGCGTGCGGCGGCACATGATCGACGTCCTCGACCGCGATCAGCTCACCGCGCTGGCCGACATCTACGACACGCTGCTCGCCCACCACCGGAAGCTGCCGCCGCGGAACTGA
- a CDS encoding DNA-directed RNA polymerase subunit beta, giving the protein MTMPAALGGQVRLHLRRRTLGGGPVISHPRSKRWTFLVQPDLPDDVPLFCELFRLNVLVAAAGAEVALPSPTVRSAGFRLWVDEPTHPFRPSGLAVVAAVRACVDPGSVRSG; this is encoded by the coding sequence GTGACCATGCCCGCCGCGCTCGGCGGACAGGTGCGCTTGCATCTGCGACGCCGCACACTCGGCGGCGGTCCGGTCATCTCGCATCCTCGATCCAAGCGCTGGACCTTCCTCGTCCAGCCCGATCTTCCCGACGATGTTCCGTTGTTCTGTGAGCTCTTCCGCCTCAATGTCCTGGTCGCCGCTGCGGGTGCGGAGGTCGCGCTGCCCTCACCCACGGTGAGAAGTGCTGGCTTCCGGCTGTGGGTGGACGAACCGACTCACCCGTTCCGCCCCTCGGGGCTCGCCGTCGTCGCCGCTGTCCGCGCGTGTGTCGATCCCGGATCGGTGCGAAGTGGCTGA
- a CDS encoding fumarate hydratase: MTAPEFRYSDLLPIGADDTPYRLLTTEGVSTFEHNGRTFLQVDPEVLRMLTAEAMHDISHYLRPAHLAQLRKIIDDPESSGNDRFVALDLLKNVNISAGGILPMCQDTGTAIVMGKKSEGVLTGVDDAEWISRGVFDAYTKLNLRYSQLAPLTMWEEKNTGTNLPAQVELYSTQGDPAHPSYKFLFMAKGGGSANKSFLYQETKAILNPERMLEFLDEKIRSLGTAACPPYHLAVVIGGTSAEFALKTAKYASAHYLDNLPTEGSMTAHAFRDLALEEEVFKLTQSFGIGAQFGGKYFCHDVRVVRLPRHGASCPVAIAVSCSADRQALAKITPEGVFLEQLEREPAQYLPEQTDEILGGDVVKIDLNRPMSEIRAELSKYPVKTRLSLTGPLVVARDIAHAKIKERLDAGEPMPQYMRDMAVYYAGPAKTPEGYASGSFGPTTAGRMDSYVDQFQAAGGSYVMLAKGNRSAQVTKACKEHGGFYLGSIGGPAARLALDCIKNVEVLEYPELGMEAVWKIEVEDFPAFIVVDDKGNDFFAETQKPIALRVRTRSKERV, translated from the coding sequence GTGACCGCCCCGGAGTTCCGCTATTCAGATCTGCTGCCGATCGGCGCCGACGACACGCCGTACCGGCTGCTGACCACCGAGGGCGTCAGCACCTTCGAGCACAACGGTCGCACCTTCCTGCAGGTCGACCCCGAGGTGCTGCGGATGCTCACCGCCGAGGCGATGCACGACATCAGCCACTACCTGCGGCCCGCGCACCTGGCGCAGCTGCGCAAGATCATCGACGACCCGGAGTCCTCCGGCAACGACCGCTTCGTCGCGCTGGACCTGCTCAAGAACGTCAACATCTCCGCGGGCGGCATCCTGCCGATGTGCCAGGACACCGGCACCGCGATCGTGATGGGCAAGAAGTCCGAGGGCGTGCTCACCGGGGTCGACGACGCCGAGTGGATCAGCCGCGGCGTCTTCGACGCCTACACCAAGCTGAACCTGCGCTACTCCCAGCTGGCCCCGTTGACCATGTGGGAGGAGAAGAACACCGGCACCAACCTGCCCGCGCAGGTCGAGTTGTACTCCACCCAGGGCGATCCCGCGCACCCGTCCTACAAGTTCCTGTTCATGGCCAAGGGCGGCGGCTCGGCCAACAAGTCGTTCCTGTACCAGGAGACCAAGGCCATCCTGAACCCCGAGCGGATGCTGGAGTTCCTGGACGAGAAGATCCGCTCGCTGGGCACCGCGGCCTGCCCGCCCTACCACCTGGCCGTGGTGATCGGCGGCACCAGCGCCGAATTCGCGCTCAAGACCGCCAAATACGCCTCCGCGCACTACCTGGACAATCTGCCCACCGAGGGCTCGATGACCGCGCACGCCTTCCGCGACCTGGCGCTGGAGGAGGAGGTCTTCAAGCTGACCCAGTCCTTCGGCATCGGCGCGCAGTTCGGCGGCAAGTACTTCTGCCACGACGTGCGCGTGGTGCGCTTGCCCCGGCACGGCGCCAGCTGCCCGGTCGCCATCGCGGTGTCCTGCTCGGCCGACCGCCAGGCGCTGGCCAAGATCACCCCCGAGGGCGTGTTCCTCGAGCAGCTCGAGCGCGAGCCCGCCCAGTACCTGCCCGAGCAGACCGACGAGATCCTCGGCGGCGACGTGGTGAAGATCGACCTGAACCGGCCGATGTCGGAGATCCGCGCCGAACTGTCGAAATACCCGGTGAAGACCCGCCTCTCGCTCACCGGCCCGCTGGTGGTGGCCCGCGACATCGCGCACGCCAAGATCAAGGAACGCCTCGACGCCGGCGAGCCGATGCCGCAGTACATGCGCGACATGGCCGTCTACTACGCGGGCCCGGCCAAGACGCCCGAGGGCTACGCCTCCGGCTCGTTCGGCCCCACCACCGCCGGACGCATGGACTCCTACGTCGACCAGTTCCAGGCGGCGGGCGGCTCCTACGTCATGCTCGCCAAGGGCAACCGCTCGGCGCAGGTCACCAAGGCGTGCAAGGAGCACGGTGGTTTCTACCTCGGCTCGATCGGCGGCCCGGCCGCGCGGCTGGCGCTGGACTGCATCAAGAACGTCGAGGTGCTCGAATACCCCGAGCTCGGCATGGAGGCGGTCTGGAAGATCGAGGTCGAGGACTTCCCGGCCTTCATCGTCGTCGACGACAAGGGCAACGATTTCTTCGCCGAGACCCAGAAGCCGATCGCGCTGCGCGTGCGCACCCGGTCCAAGGAACGGGTCTAG